The DNA window TGTCGCCCGGGGCGAGACGCTGGCGATCGTCGGCGAATCCGGGTCCGGCAAGTCGCTGACCGGTCTCGCCGTCATGGGCCTGCTGCCGGCCGTGGTCCGCCCCGCCGCCGGCTCGATCCGCTTCGACGGCCGCGAACTCCTCGACCTCGACGAGGCCGCCCTCGCCGACCTGCGCGGACGGTCGGTGGCTATGATCTTCCAGGACCCGATGTCGAGCCTGAACCCGGTCCACCGGGTCGGCGACCAGATCGCCGAGGCGATCCTGGCCCATGGCCGGCTCGGCCGCGGCGCGGCGATGCGCAAGGCCGTCGACCTGATGGCGAGCGTCGGCATCCCGGACCCGGAGACACGTGCCCGTGCCTTTCCGCACGAGCTCTCCGGCGGCATGCGCCAGCGCGTCATGATCGCCATGGCGATCGCCAACGACCCCGTGCTGCTGATCGCCGACGAGCCCACCACCGCGCTCGACGTCACCATCCAGGCGCAGGTGCTCGAGCTGCTCGCGGACCTGAAGACGCGCCTCGACTTGGCGATGATCTTCGTCAGCCACAGCCTGCCCGTGGTCGCCTCCATCGCCGACCGGGTCGTCGTCCTCTACGCCGGCGAACTGGTCGAGGAGGGCCCGACCGCCGCGGTCTTCGCCCGCCCGCGCCACCCCTACACGGCCGCCCTGCTGGCGAGCGCCCCGGACGACAGCGGCCGCGCCCCGAAGCCGATCGAGGGGACCGTGCCGGCCCCCAACGAGATCCCGCCGGGCTGCGTCTTCGCCCCGCGCTGCGCGCTCCGCGTCGCCGCCTGCGAGGCGAGCCGGCCCGCCCTGGAGTCCCCGGCCGAGGGCCGGGTGACCCGCTGCCTGCGCTGGAGGGACCTGTGAGCGAGCCGCTCGTCCGCGCCGACAAGCTCTCCCGCGCCTTCCCGGCCCGCGGCGGCCTGCCGCTCTTCGGCAAGCGGCGGTCGATCCGCGCCGTGACCGACGTCGACTTGACCGTCGCCCGCGGCGAGACGGTCGGCCTCGTCGGCGAGAGCGGGTCCGGCAAGTCGACCATCGGCCGCATGGTGCTCGGTCTGTCACGCCCGACCGCCGGCACGGTCCGGTTCGACGGCATCGACGTCGCCGCCGCCGACCCGGCGACCCTGCGGGCGCTGCGCCGGCGCATGCAGCTCGTCTTCCAGGATCCCTATTCGAGCCTCGACCCCCGCCGCCGCATCGGCGCGCAGATCGCCGACGGCCTCGATATCCACGGTCTCCTGCCGCCGAAGGATCGCCCCGCCCGGGTCGCCGAGCTCCTCGCCGCCGTCGGGCTGCGGCCGGAGCACGCCGAACGCCACGCCCATGCCTTCTCGGGCGGCCAGAGGCAGCGCATCGGCATCGCCCGCGCGCTCGCCACCAACCCGGACTTCATCGTCGCCGACGAGCCCGTCTCGGCGCTGGACGTCTCCGTTCAGGCCCAGGTCCTGGCCCTGCTGGAGGACCTGCGCGCCCGCCTCGGCCTCGCCATGCTGTTCATCAGCCACGACCTGCCGGCCGTCCGCCATCTCTGCGACCGCGTCGTGGTGCTCTACCTCGGGCGGGTGATGGAAGAGGGCCCGACCGCCGAGGTCTTCGGCAATCCCCGCCACCCCTACACCCGCGCGCTCCTGTCCGCCGCCCCGTCGCTCGACCCCGCCCGCCGCCGCCGG is part of the Prosthecomicrobium sp. N25 genome and encodes:
- a CDS encoding ABC transporter ATP-binding protein, whose amino-acid sequence is MSEPLVRADKLSRAFPARGGLPLFGKRRSIRAVTDVDLTVARGETVGLVGESGSGKSTIGRMVLGLSRPTAGTVRFDGIDVAAADPATLRALRRRMQLVFQDPYSSLDPRRRIGAQIADGLDIHGLLPPKDRPARVAELLAAVGLRPEHAERHAHAFSGGQRQRIGIARALATNPDFIVADEPVSALDVSVQAQVLALLEDLRARLGLAMLFISHDLPAVRHLCDRVVVLYLGRVMEEGPTAEVFGNPRHPYTRALLSAAPSLDPARRRRRDILMGEPPSPADPPSGCVFRTRCRFATADCAAVVPPLETVGPDHRAACIRLDAVGEA